A window from Poecile atricapillus isolate bPoeAtr1 chromosome 39, bPoeAtr1.hap1, whole genome shotgun sequence encodes these proteins:
- the LOC131591295 gene encoding intercellular adhesion molecule 5-like: MEPPALLALALGTLGVIAALSEDPKLSVPPYPELGVPFNVTCAVSSGSAADFTVSADSRSFPVTLSRDGRRATAAVTVNRTGDVRLWCTVGVDGVERRTSRNVGIYYVPVPELNVSNERPRAGSELRILCSLPPGATADVRVRIWNGSDQREIWDLPPLELRLRPSREDEELELSCEAKLQNISRKSSRRISVLAEPRLDASGCPLQQNWTEGEPGLLRCRARGRPQPQVLCSKDGNSLPTGIPRPALRQHAGIYRCRATNELGTAESNVTVWVQYPDSIPLLPLLLGLLLPALALLAVATFLFLHRRATKIGHYWLWKRQQPPGPRPPRPPRPAPAAPGASAVP, from the exons ATGGAGCCCCCGGCTCTGCTGGCGCTGGCCCTGGGCACCCTGGGGGTCATCgcag ccctctcCGAGGACCCCAAGCTCTCGGTTCCCCCGTACCCAGAACTGGGGGTCCCGTTCAACGTCACCTGCGCCGTCAGCTCCGGCTCAGCCGCCGATTTCACCGTCAGCGCCGACAGCCGGAGCTTCCCGGTGACGCTGAGCCGGGACGGGCGCCGGGCCACGGCCGCGGTCACCGTCAACCGCACCGGCGACGTCCGGCTGTGGTGCACGGTCGGCGTGGACGGCGTGGAGAGACGGACGAGCAGGAACGTGGGGATCTACT aCGTCCCCGTGCCGGAGCTGAACGTTTCCAACGAGCGACCGCGCGCGGGCTCGGAGCTGCGGatcctctgctccctccccccGGGAGCCACGGCCGATGTCCGGGTGCGGATCTGGAACGGGAGCGACCAACGGGAGATTTGGGATCTGCCGCCGCTGGAATTGAGGCTGCGGCCGAGCcgggaggatgaggagctggagctgagctgcgaGGCCAAGCTGCAAAACATCTCCCGGAAAAGCTCCAGGAGGATTTCGGTGTTGG CGGAGCCCCGTCTGGACGCCTCGGGGTGCCCTTTGCAGCAGAACTGGACGgagggggagccggggctgctgCGGTGCCGAGCCCGGGgccggccccagccccaggtgctCTGCTCCAAGGACGGGAATTCCCTTCCCACCGGAATTCCGCGGCCCGCGCTCCGGCAGCACGCCGGGATCTACCGGTGCCGCGCCACCAACGAGCTGGGCACGGCCGAGAGCAACGTCACCGTCTGGGTCCAGT ACCCCGACTCCATCCCGCTGctcccgctgctcctggggctgctgctgccggccctggccctgctggccgtggccaccttcctcttcctccaccgCCGGGCCACCAAAATCGGCCACTACTGGCTCTGGAAGCGCCAACAACCGCCGGGACCGCGACCGCCGCGACCACCGCGCCCGGCTCCGGCTGCTCCCGGCGCGTCCGCGGTGCCGTAA
- the LOC131591220 gene encoding intercellular adhesion molecule 5-like encodes MGPPGPPPHLLPPLVLALAGVARGNFTVVAWPRVAVVAFGGSVAINCSLSSCPGGNGTLGLETPLEATPGSGGLRWRSFVLPNVSRWQPGPVTCSGRCGDSEATASTELLVYQLPQRVVLEPVAAVAVGDSRNLTCRVLEVAPLRNLTVTLRRGAETLRTESFGDTEGSASVAVSHLLTATRGDHGQDVTCHAELSLRPHGPLFARAAVPVTLSVFALPEPPQLQVPSILESGAAVTATCRIPGAFPAGDTRVTASLDRQPLNLTVTVTGDTVTASTELSPLLPGPRLLTCTAAVATAARTARRQLHVYRFPAPVLELSPSSAAAGSEVTVTCHTGATEPPSARLQLRDSHGRLLAEGPQPRLNLTVPARRHDNGRRFRCRSSLAVGDSEVTKEAEARLEVLCECRAHRRRPSGAGWPRSEMPVYSRRSPGIPAGGCPGNRTWLRGTREALRCLATGNPEPTVVCGRRGAPVATGEEEPVTRARAGIYLCNATNALGTRSRRVTVRVEYEPTMSESGCPARRVWLEGQRRELECRADGDPAPSTRCHRDNRGGDTRGGGTRGGGTRGGGTRDGGTRDGGTRDDDTRDGGTHDGGTRGGGTRDRGTHGGGGTREGGGIHGGGTDGGGGTHDGGIHGDDTHGSATRVSDTRGGGTHDGDTHSRGGTHGGDIHDDDTHGSATHVSDTRGGATHSGGTHGDATHGGDTHSDIRDGGTPDHGTHGGDTHGGDTHDDDTHGSVTHGSVTHGSATHDGATHSGDTHGDDATHGEGDTHGEGDTHNGDTHGGVTHPGSVTRGRSPRELSPALTAAATCAGPPTGTGWPLGVSLSPWSTAPASPSAAAPSGACGWRGPRPS; translated from the exons atgGGCCCCCCCGGTCCCCCCCCGCACCTTTTGCCCCCCCTCGTTCTGGCGCTCGCAG GGGTGGCCCGGGGCAACTTCACGGTGGTGGCGTGGCCGAGGGTGGCCGTGGTGGCCTTCGGGGGCTCGGTGGCCATCAACTGCAGCCTGAGCTCCTGCCCGGGGGGCAACGGGACCCTGGGGCTGGAGACCCCCCTGGAAGCCACCCCCGGTTCCGGGGGGCTCCGCTGGAGGAGCTTCGTCCTCCCGAACGTGTCCCGGTGGCAACCGGGCCCTGTCACCTGCTCCGGCCGCTGCGGCGACAGCGAGGCCACCGCCAGCACCGAGCTGCTGGTGTACC AGCTTCCCCAGCGGGTTGTGCTGGAGCCGGTGGCGGCGGTGGCAGTTGGGGACAGCCGGAACCTGACGTGTCGCGTGCTGGAGGTGGCACCGCTGCGGAACCTGACGGTGACCCTGCGGCGCGGAGCCGAAACGCTGCGCACCGAGAGCTTCGGCGACACCGAGGGCAGCGCCAGCGTGGCCGTGAGTCACCTGCTGACCGCCACCCGCGGTGACCACGGCCAGGATGTCACCTGCCACGCCGAGCTGTCCCTAAGGCCACACGGGCCGCTCTTCGCCAGAGCCGCTGTCCCCGTCACGCTCTCGGTGTTCG ctCTCCCGGAGCCTCCTCAGCTCCAGGTCCCCTCAATCCTCGAGTCCGGAGCCGCTGTCACCGCCACCTGTCGCATCCCCGGCGCCTTCCCTGCCGGCGACACCCGCGTCACCGCCTCGCTGGACCGGCAACCGCTGAACCTCACGGTGACGGTCACCGGGGACACGGTGACAGCCAGCACCGAGCTGTCCCCGCTCCTCCCGGGCCCGCGGCTCCTCACCTGCACGGCCGCGGTGGCCACGGCGGCGAGGACGGCTCGGCGGCAGCTCCACGTTTACC GATTCCCAGCGCCCGTCCTGGAGCTGAGCCCGTCCTCCGCCGCTGCGGGCAGCGAGGTGACCGTCACTTGTCACACCGGGGCCACCGAGCCTCCCTCGGCGCGGCTGCAGCTCCGGGACAGCCACGGGCGGCTCCTGGCGGAGGGGCCGCAGCCCCGGTTGAACCTCACGGTACCGGCCCGGCGCCACGACAACGGCCGCCGGTTCCGGTGCCGCTCCAGCCTGGCGGTGGGTGACAGCGAGGTGACAAAAGAAGCTGAAGCTCGGCTGGAGGTGCTCTGTGAGTGCCGCGCCCACCGCCGCCGCCCCTCCGGTGCCGGTTGGCCCCGCTCCGAAATGCCGGTTTATTCCCGTAGATCTCCCGGAATTCCGGCCGGAGGCTGCCCCGGGAACCGCACGTGGCTGCGGGGGACGCGGGAGGCGCTCCGGTGCCTCGCCACCGGCAACCCCGAGCCCACCGTGGTGTGCGGCCGGCGAGGAGCGCCCGTGGCTACCGGGGAGGAGGAGCCGGTGACCCGAGCCCGGGCCGGGATTTACCTGTGCAACGCCACCAACGCCTTGGGGACACGGAGCCGCCGCGTCACCGTGAGGGTGGAGT ATGAGCCCACGATGTCCGAGTCGGGGTGTCCGGCACGCCGGGTGTGGCTGGAGGGACAGCGGAGGGAGCTGGAGTGTCGCGCTGATGGGGACCCCGCGCCCAGCACGCGCTGCCACCGCGACAACCGCGGGGGGGACACCCGGGGTGGTGGCACCCGTGGTGGTGGCACCCGCGGTGGTGGCACCCGTGATGGTGGCACTCGTGATGGTGGCACTCGTGATGATGACACCCGTGATGGTGGCACTCATGATGGTGGCACCCGCGGTGGTGGCACCCGTGACCGTGGCACTCACGGTGGTGGTGGCACTCGTGAAGGTGGTGGCATCCATGGTGGTGGCACTGACGGTGGTGGTGGCACTCATGATGGTGGCATCCATGGTGATGACACTCATGGCAGTGCCACTCGTGTCAGTGACACCCGTGGTGGTGGCACTCATGATGGTGACACTCACAGTCGTGGTGGCACCCATGGTGGTGACATCCATGATGATGACACTCATGGCAGTGCTACTCATGTCAGTGACACCCGTGGTGGTGCCACTCACAGTGGTGGCACTCACGGTGATGCCACTCACGGTGGTGACACTCACAGTGACATCCGTGATGGTGGCACCCCTGACCATGGCACTCACGGTGGTGACACCCACGGTGGTGACACTCATGATGATGACACCCATGGCAGTGTCACCCATGGCAGTGTCACCCATGGCAGTGCCACCCACGATGGTGCCACTCACAGTGGTGACACTCACGGTGATGATGCCACTCACGGTGAAGGTGACACTCACGGTGAAGGTGACACTCACAACGGTGACACTCACGGCGGTGTCACCCATCCTGGAAGTGTCACCCGTGGCCGCAGCCCCCGCGAGTTGTCACCCGCGCTGACGGCGGCCGCTACGTGTGCAGGGCCACCAACCGGCACGGGGTGGCCACTCGGAGTGTCCTTGTCACCGTGGAGT aCCGCCCCAGCATCGCCGAGCGCGGCTGCCCCGAGCGGCGCCTGTGGCTGGAGGGGACCCCGGCCCAGCTGA